From a single Asticcacaulis sp. MM231 genomic region:
- a CDS encoding aminotransferase class V-fold PLP-dependent enzyme — translation MADILYLDHAATSPLRPEARDAFLRAADLGGNASSVHSLGRKAKLTLEEARNDILSAVGAVGIGGLVFTSGGTEANALALYQAQNYDRVLVSAGEHDSIYGAVSGADIVPLKATGDVDLVALEALLAKPGRPFVALMLANNETGVINDVAMAAALVHAKGGWLHVDAVQALGKIHIDFAALGADSLSLSAHKVGGGQGAGALIYNRDHTPKALITGSGQELGLRAGTENIAGIAAFAAALKACNGVSDALSSAQKSTEAALKALGVTILGEAAARVPGILYIAQADWASNLQLIHMDLAGICVSSGSACSSGKVKASRVVTAMGHADSGLADLDDKVLRISGGWTTTAEDWEHFYDVWSKGYKVYLKRHAKELV, via the coding sequence TTGGCCGATATTTTGTATCTCGATCATGCCGCGACCTCGCCACTTCGACCTGAAGCGCGCGATGCCTTTTTGCGCGCGGCTGATCTGGGCGGCAACGCGTCTTCGGTGCATAGTTTGGGGCGCAAGGCCAAGCTGACTTTAGAAGAGGCGCGCAACGATATCTTAAGCGCGGTGGGCGCTGTTGGTATCGGCGGTCTTGTCTTTACCTCCGGCGGGACCGAGGCCAATGCTTTGGCGCTGTATCAGGCGCAGAATTATGATCGTGTGCTGGTGTCCGCCGGCGAGCATGACAGTATCTATGGCGCGGTTTCCGGCGCGGACATCGTGCCGCTTAAGGCAACGGGTGACGTCGATCTTGTGGCACTGGAGGCCTTGCTGGCTAAGCCGGGGCGTCCGTTCGTTGCCCTCATGCTGGCTAATAACGAAACCGGCGTCATCAATGATGTCGCGATGGCGGCGGCGTTAGTGCATGCCAAAGGTGGCTGGCTCCATGTCGATGCCGTTCAGGCACTCGGTAAGATCCATATTGATTTTGCTGCCCTCGGTGCGGATTCCCTTTCGCTCAGCGCGCATAAGGTGGGTGGCGGGCAGGGCGCGGGCGCGCTGATCTATAACCGCGATCACACGCCAAAAGCCTTGATCACCGGCAGTGGTCAGGAACTGGGCTTGCGCGCCGGAACAGAGAATATCGCTGGAATTGCCGCCTTCGCGGCGGCGCTCAAGGCTTGCAATGGCGTGTCGGACGCTCTAAGCAGCGCACAAAAATCGACGGAAGCGGCTCTCAAAGCGCTGGGTGTCACCATTTTGGGTGAAGCGGCGGCGCGTGTGCCGGGCATCCTCTATATCGCGCAAGCGGACTGGGCCTCAAATCTGCAACTGATCCACATGGATTTGGCTGGCATTTGCGTCAGTTCGGGGTCGGCCTGTTCGTCCGGCAAGGTCAAGGCCAGCCGCGTTGTTACCGCCATGGGGCATGCTGATTCAGGTTTGGCTGATCTGGACGACAAGGTTTTGCGGATATCGGGCGGCTGGACAACAACAGCAGAAGACTGGGAGCATTTTTATGATGTCTGGTCAAAAGGTTATAAAGTGTATTTGAAGCGTCACGCGAAAGAGTTGGTGTAA
- a CDS encoding Rrf2 family transcriptional regulator, protein MRLSTKGRYAVMAMTDLAVNAQADDKAVSGGHRPISLSEISERQQISLSYLEQLFARLRKAGLVKSARGPGGGYTLAREPGCLFVSEIVLAVDEPIKATRCEMTSNKLGANKRLNASMSKDQAVREIGCMPGGQRCLTHNLWEDLGVAIHDYLSQVSLEDVVRKRTRKKVQITAAEPSRSVMMEA, encoded by the coding sequence ATGCGCTTATCGACCAAAGGACGTTACGCGGTCATGGCCATGACCGATCTGGCGGTCAATGCTCAGGCGGATGATAAGGCTGTCAGTGGCGGCCATCGTCCGATTTCGCTATCAGAAATTTCCGAGCGCCAGCAGATTTCCCTGTCCTATCTGGAGCAGCTCTTTGCCCGTCTGCGCAAGGCTGGGCTGGTGAAAAGCGCACGCGGTCCGGGCGGTGGTTACACGCTCGCGCGCGAACCGGGGTGCCTGTTCGTGTCTGAAATTGTGCTGGCGGTTGATGAGCCGATCAAGGCCACGCGCTGCGAGATGACCTCCAACAAACTGGGCGCTAACAAGCGCCTCAATGCGAGCATGTCGAAGGACCAGGCGGTGCGCGAAATCGGCTGTATGCCAGGCGGACAACGATGCCTGACGCACAATCTCTGGGAAGATCTGGGCGTCGCCATCCATGATTACCTGTCGCAGGTATCGCTGGAAGATGTGGTCCGCAAGCGCACTCGCAAGAAGGTTCAAATCACTGCCGCCGAGCCCTCGCGCTCCGTCATGATGGAGGCCTAG
- a CDS encoding anhydro-N-acetylmuramic acid kinase: MTGTSLDGVDMAVLDTDGEAQVTFGPWSERPMPAETRKILEGTIQAALMWPRGEPEPEIFDDARQAIVACHLDAAREFLDHNGLVFSDFDVLGVHGQTVLHERPKNGVRGRTVQLFDGQSFADATGVPVVCDFRQADIEAGGEAAPLMPVYHRALAQNAGLELPLLVVNLGGVANITAIDARGLTALDTGPANGLMDQWMRRHDRGDFDNEGRIAASGKVHADKVAAYMAHDYFKAVAPKSLDRYDFNFQAIDDLGFEDGLATLSAFTLQSLLAGINLIAAKPMTVVLAGGGRHNLHLVSQITAALSPARVVLAEDLGWRGGALEAEGFAYMAVRSLKGLPISFPGTTGVKMPLTGGRISYPKNRPQSLAS; this comes from the coding sequence ATGACCGGAACCTCTCTGGATGGAGTCGATATGGCCGTGCTGGATACCGATGGCGAGGCCCAGGTGACGTTCGGGCCGTGGTCGGAAAGGCCGATGCCGGCGGAAACGCGCAAAATTTTGGAGGGGACTATCCAGGCCGCTCTGATGTGGCCGCGCGGTGAACCGGAACCGGAGATTTTCGACGACGCGCGTCAAGCCATAGTGGCGTGTCATCTTGATGCCGCCCGAGAATTTCTCGATCATAACGGGCTGGTATTCTCTGATTTCGATGTTCTGGGGGTGCATGGCCAGACCGTGCTGCACGAGCGTCCGAAAAACGGCGTCAGGGGCCGGACGGTCCAGCTTTTCGATGGCCAGAGCTTTGCCGACGCAACGGGTGTGCCGGTGGTTTGTGATTTCCGTCAGGCTGATATCGAGGCCGGCGGCGAGGCCGCACCGCTGATGCCGGTTTATCACCGGGCGCTGGCGCAGAACGCTGGCCTCGAACTGCCGCTGCTGGTGGTCAACCTCGGCGGGGTCGCCAACATCACCGCCATCGATGCGCGTGGCCTGACGGCGCTTGATACCGGGCCGGCCAATGGCCTTATGGATCAATGGATGCGACGCCATGATCGCGGTGACTTCGACAATGAAGGACGTATAGCTGCCAGCGGCAAGGTTCATGCCGATAAGGTGGCCGCCTATATGGCGCACGATTACTTCAAGGCCGTCGCGCCGAAGTCGCTCGATCGTTACGATTTCAATTTCCAAGCAATTGATGACTTGGGCTTTGAGGACGGCCTCGCCACCTTAAGCGCATTTACCCTGCAAAGCCTGCTGGCGGGTATCAACCTGATCGCCGCGAAACCGATGACGGTCGTCCTTGCCGGTGGCGGACGTCATAATCTGCATCTCGTCAGCCAGATCACGGCCGCGCTTTCGCCGGCCAGGGTGGTGCTGGCCGAGGATCTGGGCTGGCGCGGCGGCGCGCTCGAAGCGGAAGGTTTCGCCTATATGGCGGTAAGGTCGCTAAAAGGCCTGCCGATTTCCTTCCCCGGCACAACAGGCGTCAAAATGCCCTTAACCGGCGGCAGGATCAGTTATCCGAAAAATAGGCCGCAATCTCTGGCGAGCTAG
- the sufC gene encoding Fe-S cluster assembly ATPase SufC, which produces MLSIKDLSVAVDTKQILKGLSLDVPAGEVHAIMGPNGAGKSTLGYALAGRPNYQIKSGTVVFNGEGLFEKDVHERAAAGLYLSFQYPLEIPGVPALTFLRTALNAQKKLLGEDEMSAPDFLKRVRELAKTLKIDMDMLKRPLNVGFSGGEKKRMEVLQMALLEPKFLILDETDSGLDIDALKVVSDGVNALRAPDRGMLVITHYQRLLDHIKPDRVHVLVAGKIVRSGGPELALELEAHGYDQYLGEAA; this is translated from the coding sequence ATGCTTTCGATCAAAGATTTATCCGTCGCTGTTGACACCAAACAAATCCTGAAAGGCCTGTCTCTGGACGTGCCGGCGGGTGAGGTGCACGCCATCATGGGCCCCAACGGCGCGGGCAAGTCAACGCTTGGTTATGCTCTGGCCGGTCGCCCGAATTACCAGATAAAATCCGGCACGGTAGTCTTCAACGGTGAAGGCCTGTTCGAGAAGGACGTGCACGAGCGCGCCGCCGCGGGTCTCTATCTGTCGTTCCAGTATCCGCTTGAAATCCCCGGCGTCCCGGCCCTGACCTTCCTGCGCACGGCGCTTAACGCGCAAAAGAAGCTGCTCGGCGAGGACGAGATGTCGGCGCCGGATTTCCTCAAGCGTGTGCGCGAACTCGCCAAGACGCTCAAGATTGACATGGACATGCTCAAGCGTCCGCTCAATGTCGGCTTTTCCGGCGGTGAGAAGAAGCGCATGGAAGTGCTGCAAATGGCGCTGCTGGAACCGAAGTTCCTGATCCTCGACGAGACCGATTCCGGCCTCGATATCGATGCGCTGAAGGTGGTCTCGGACGGCGTGAATGCCTTGCGCGCGCCCGATCGCGGTATGCTGGTCATCACCCACTATCAACGATTGCTCGATCATATCAAACCGGATCGCGTACATGTGCTGGTCGCCGGCAAGATCGTCCGTTCGGGCGGTCCTGAACTGGCGCTCGAACTGGAAGCCCACGGCTACGATCAGTATCTGGGGGAAGCGGCGTGA
- the sufB gene encoding Fe-S cluster assembly protein SufB, translated as MAAVKETIETVAGLETYEHGFVTDIEMEFAPKGLNADIVRFISAKKNEPEWMLEMRLAAYERWLTMEEPDWAKVDYQKVDYQDLYYYAAPKKKDGPKSLDEIDPELLKTYAKLGIPLREQEVLAGVVGAPRYAVDAVFDSVSVVTTFKDELKKSGVIFCAISEALREYPDLVRQYLGTVVPVSDNYFAALNAAVFSDGSFVYVPPGVRCPMELSTYFRINAENTGQFERTLIIADKGAYVSYLEGCTAPQRDENQLHAAVVELVALDDAEIKYSTVQNWYPGDAEGKGGIYNFVTKRADCRGARSKVSWTQVETGSAVTWKYPSCILRGDDSVGEFYSIAVTNGAQQADTGTKMIHLGKNTKSRIISKGISAGRSSATYRGLVSAHAKATGARNFTQCDSLLIGKTCASHTVPYIESDTAKAQFEHEATTTRLSEDQLFYAMQRGLSQEEAVALLVNGFVRDVLQKLPMEFAVEAQKLVAISLEGSVG; from the coding sequence ATGGCTGCGGTTAAGGAAACCATCGAGACGGTCGCCGGGCTGGAAACCTATGAGCACGGCTTTGTCACCGATATCGAAATGGAGTTCGCGCCCAAGGGCCTGAACGCCGATATTGTGCGCTTTATCTCCGCCAAGAAGAATGAGCCTGAGTGGATGCTGGAGATGCGTCTGGCCGCCTATGAGCGTTGGCTGACCATGGAAGAGCCGGATTGGGCCAAGGTCGATTACCAGAAGGTCGATTATCAGGACCTCTACTATTATGCCGCGCCGAAGAAAAAGGACGGTCCGAAATCGCTCGACGAGATCGATCCGGAACTGCTGAAAACCTATGCCAAGCTGGGCATTCCTCTGCGTGAGCAGGAAGTGCTGGCCGGCGTTGTGGGCGCGCCGCGTTATGCGGTCGATGCGGTGTTTGACTCAGTCTCGGTTGTCACCACCTTCAAGGACGAGCTGAAAAAGTCTGGCGTCATTTTCTGTGCCATTTCAGAAGCGTTGCGCGAATATCCTGATCTGGTACGTCAATACTTAGGTACCGTCGTGCCGGTGTCGGATAATTATTTCGCGGCGCTGAATGCGGCCGTCTTTTCGGATGGCTCGTTCGTCTATGTGCCGCCGGGCGTGCGCTGCCCGATGGAGCTTTCGACCTATTTCCGTATAAATGCCGAAAATACCGGCCAGTTCGAGCGCACCCTGATTATCGCCGACAAGGGGGCTTACGTTTCCTATCTCGAAGGCTGCACGGCGCCGCAACGCGACGAAAACCAGCTTCACGCTGCCGTGGTCGAACTGGTGGCGCTTGATGACGCCGAAATCAAATATTCGACCGTGCAGAACTGGTATCCCGGCGATGCCGAGGGCAAGGGCGGCATCTATAATTTCGTTACCAAGCGCGCCGATTGCCGTGGCGCGCGCTCAAAAGTATCGTGGACACAGGTTGAAACCGGTTCCGCGGTAACGTGGAAATACCCATCCTGCATCCTGCGCGGTGATGACAGCGTCGGTGAGTTCTACTCGATCGCCGTCACCAATGGCGCGCAGCAGGCCGATACCGGCACCAAGATGATCCACCTCGGCAAGAACACGAAGTCGCGCATTATCTCGAAGGGCATTTCAGCGGGTCGTTCCAGCGCCACCTATCGCGGTCTGGTCTCGGCCCACGCCAAGGCGACCGGCGCGCGTAATTTCACCCAGTGCGACAGCCTGCTGATCGGCAAGACCTGTGCGTCGCATACCGTGCCCTATATCGAATCCGATACCGCCAAGGCTCAGTTCGAGCATGAGGCGACGACCACGCGCCTGAGCGAGGATCAACTGTTCTACGCCATGCAGCGCGGGTTATCCCAGGAAGAAGCTGTGGCCTTGCTGGTCAACGGTTTCGTGCGCGATGTGTTGCAAAAATTGCCGATGGAATTCGCCGTTGAGGCTCAGAAGTTGGTGGCGATCTCCTTAGAGGGGAGTGTCGGGTGA
- a CDS encoding DUF3971 domain-containing protein has product MRLFVFGWVVFMVVILGVRLGQGPIRVDAIKSIIVSRLETQLPRTDATIKHLDLVWFGDARALGFRIEDLIITDRKNRIIARAGKLEAALAADSLIVAHLAPARLTAEDFFVAASISKEGRYDLGYEAQGRPGQASGLSKFFYDLTGPEKLGSPVSFTRQLSLRKGQIRMIQQGAPLDWTANVSTIDFTKLHGKMNGHVDLAIEGLGMDAATPATLKMEASGVVGLNKATITANLHHLTPSRFFPTIGVTRALAGINAPVDGVARVDYSKKNGFEGAGFDISAGAGRVDIGDFHQTFSEARIRANYTSANHTALFQTFHVKSSLLDTDLKGRVVFQPQDEKLKRDLTLAFDFNGPRVTGRLADDFAMQTLTKVQIKGYYIPKQHRLRYESVTGLLNGAPLQSQGAVYTDDQGQLGADLTAQIKGRFTKEEVFAFWPEDLSPGTRGTLIERIKGGDFANADFVLKAAPGDFHHLENENLRLDFDFQNLEVYLEDRLKNATELSGHGQLFGNSFFMDVDSGRLVDVSLTRGKLSVPDFRDRQADMRITIDSEADVPSVIEAIDPVTDHQLSKNGLTGDRLGGAAQAHVEIYFPIYGHITNDNFGLTFKANVANGAFKQAALGWDMTEGALVVEGDLLANTLSVSGPAHLGPYYGDVTYRTQMAPKTQLIGFKGHFNAAQFGGSPRVPVAIKGNFTVANRKGQGNIDSDIFRGDVSWQGNPEGAEERPSEMLIEGVTLGEGMEAQGLPIFEHLKRELPTRVSLLRSGEIWSGELEAESLSGDIAYIQGTRPRLVYKSVITPEEAEELGYGALPMFSEARHLTVNISLYGQSKEALLKLDQMNATLGWSEIPGSDELQRRLSMKVMPDDWYTLGLPKAFFTPPAPLDVTALWQQTDTVLTGQVRLLDQTIDFDMPLKGKNNPPPIMLPNTSFPYELQVRGTANDAVLAALGYSQDPVHISGKVGLIFSLYDTPGQPAAVLNLDATQAQLGVRATDWVKPVGEAAAFAVSLDDRGEGGGTNLSRIYGEGEHVGINGRASFSKGGVLEFADFSKLYLKDFIDVAFKYYAVPDQNTNVMSVSGQQLDLRPWLDATHERTVSKIVTAKPADMIADEAPPGPATHLVVDLAQLRMAKDGAFSDVNLDLTWDGANGLAGTGSGLTMDGSPLSLTVSNESAYSLFTLKTGNLGNVIETGSGNRNVKGGVAVFDGVYANAQVDASLRGHDIRVKQIPVLAQLLTVASLQGLNDTLVGDGILFRDFDFPIRYKDNMLFIRNGYAKGEALGINAWGTTDLDSKALNMSGTIIPAYSVNAIFGDMKSNGLGLVGIKYSLRGTQKAPEAMVNPLSVILPGFMKVWFEAGRQDPFPALDLPTLEDKLEDLREENDKKPKK; this is encoded by the coding sequence TTGCGCCTTTTCGTGTTCGGATGGGTCGTGTTCATGGTCGTCATTCTGGGGGTGCGGCTGGGGCAGGGTCCTATACGTGTCGACGCCATCAAGTCGATCATTGTTTCTCGCTTAGAGACGCAGTTACCGCGCACGGATGCCACCATCAAACATCTGGACCTGGTGTGGTTTGGTGATGCGCGTGCGCTCGGTTTTCGTATTGAAGACCTGATCATTACCGATCGCAAAAACCGCATTATCGCCCGTGCTGGCAAGCTGGAAGCAGCTCTGGCGGCCGATAGTCTCATTGTGGCGCACCTGGCGCCGGCGCGTCTGACTGCCGAGGATTTTTTTGTTGCGGCTTCAATCTCGAAAGAAGGCCGCTATGATCTGGGCTATGAGGCACAGGGCAGGCCGGGGCAGGCGTCCGGTCTGTCGAAATTTTTCTACGACCTGACCGGCCCTGAAAAACTAGGCAGCCCGGTCAGCTTCACGCGCCAGCTTAGTCTTAGAAAAGGCCAGATACGTATGATCCAGCAGGGGGCGCCCCTCGACTGGACGGCCAATGTCTCGACCATCGATTTCACCAAACTGCATGGCAAGATGAATGGCCACGTCGATCTGGCGATTGAGGGGCTGGGCATGGATGCCGCAACACCTGCAACTCTCAAAATGGAAGCCTCCGGGGTGGTGGGGCTGAACAAGGCCACCATCACCGCCAATCTCCATCATCTGACTCCGAGCCGTTTTTTCCCGACAATCGGCGTGACCCGCGCCCTGGCGGGCATCAATGCGCCCGTCGATGGTGTGGCACGCGTTGATTACAGCAAAAAAAATGGCTTTGAGGGCGCTGGATTCGATATCAGCGCCGGTGCGGGGCGCGTCGATATCGGAGATTTCCATCAGACCTTCTCCGAAGCGCGTATTCGGGCCAACTATACCTCGGCCAACCATACGGCTTTGTTCCAGACCTTCCACGTCAAGTCATCCCTGCTGGATACGGATCTCAAGGGCCGCGTCGTCTTCCAGCCGCAGGATGAAAAGCTCAAGCGCGACCTGACCCTAGCCTTTGATTTCAATGGGCCTCGCGTCACCGGACGACTGGCCGATGACTTCGCCATGCAGACCCTGACCAAGGTGCAAATCAAAGGCTACTATATTCCGAAACAGCATCGCTTGCGTTATGAAAGTGTCACGGGACTTTTGAATGGCGCGCCGCTGCAAAGCCAGGGCGCTGTTTATACCGACGATCAGGGGCAACTGGGCGCCGACCTGACGGCGCAGATCAAGGGGCGCTTTACCAAGGAAGAGGTGTTCGCCTTCTGGCCCGAAGATCTGTCGCCGGGTACGCGCGGCACGCTGATCGAGCGCATCAAGGGTGGTGATTTCGCCAATGCCGACTTCGTGCTCAAGGCAGCGCCTGGGGATTTCCACCATCTGGAAAATGAAAATTTGCGCCTTGACTTCGATTTCCAAAATCTTGAAGTCTATCTAGAAGATCGCCTGAAAAATGCCACCGAACTGTCAGGTCATGGCCAATTGTTCGGCAACAGCTTTTTCATGGATGTTGACAGCGGCCGCCTGGTCGATGTCAGTCTGACCAGGGGCAAGCTGAGTGTACCCGATTTCCGCGACCGCCAGGCGGATATGCGCATTACCATCGATAGTGAAGCCGATGTGCCGAGCGTTATCGAGGCCATCGATCCGGTGACGGACCATCAACTGAGCAAAAACGGTCTGACGGGCGATCGCCTGGGTGGCGCGGCCCAGGCTCATGTTGAAATCTATTTCCCCATCTACGGCCATATCACCAATGACAATTTCGGTCTAACCTTCAAAGCTAATGTTGCCAATGGCGCCTTCAAGCAGGCAGCGCTCGGCTGGGACATGACCGAAGGCGCGCTGGTCGTTGAGGGAGATCTGCTGGCCAATACCTTGTCCGTAAGTGGTCCTGCGCATCTCGGCCCCTATTATGGTGATGTCACCTATCGCACACAGATGGCGCCCAAGACGCAGCTCATCGGTTTCAAAGGCCATTTCAACGCCGCGCAGTTTGGTGGATCCCCCCGCGTACCGGTGGCGATCAAGGGCAACTTTACCGTCGCTAACCGCAAGGGGCAGGGCAATATCGACTCCGATATCTTCCGGGGGGATGTCAGTTGGCAGGGCAATCCGGAAGGCGCGGAAGAGCGTCCTTCGGAAATGCTGATCGAAGGCGTGACGCTGGGCGAAGGCATGGAAGCGCAAGGCCTGCCGATCTTCGAGCATCTCAAGCGCGAACTGCCGACCCGCGTGTCCTTGCTGCGTTCCGGTGAGATCTGGAGTGGCGAACTGGAAGCCGAAAGCCTGTCGGGCGATATCGCCTATATTCAGGGCACGCGTCCGCGGCTGGTCTACAAGTCTGTGATCACCCCGGAAGAGGCGGAAGAACTGGGTTACGGTGCCCTGCCGATGTTCAGCGAAGCGCGACACCTGACGGTCAATATTTCGCTCTATGGCCAATCGAAAGAAGCTCTGCTTAAGCTCGACCAGATGAACGCTACGCTGGGCTGGTCTGAAATTCCGGGTAGCGATGAACTTCAGCGCCGCCTGTCGATGAAGGTGATGCCCGACGACTGGTACACACTGGGCTTGCCGAAAGCCTTTTTCACACCGCCGGCGCCGCTCGATGTCACAGCCCTGTGGCAACAGACCGACACGGTCCTGACCGGGCAGGTCCGGTTGCTTGATCAGACAATTGATTTCGACATGCCGCTGAAAGGCAAGAACAATCCGCCGCCGATCATGCTGCCCAATACCAGCTTTCCCTATGAATTGCAGGTGCGCGGTACAGCCAATGATGCTGTCCTGGCGGCGCTCGGTTATTCTCAGGATCCGGTGCACATCAGCGGCAAGGTCGGGCTGATATTCAGTCTCTACGATACACCGGGACAGCCGGCGGCCGTGCTTAACCTCGACGCCACCCAGGCGCAACTGGGCGTCCGCGCCACGGACTGGGTCAAACCCGTCGGTGAAGCGGCGGCGTTCGCGGTCAGCCTTGATGATCGGGGCGAGGGCGGCGGCACCAATCTGTCACGCATCTATGGTGAAGGCGAGCATGTCGGGATCAATGGCCGTGCCTCCTTCTCCAAAGGCGGCGTTCTGGAATTTGCCGATTTCTCAAAGCTCTACTTGAAGGACTTTATCGACGTCGCCTTCAAATATTATGCTGTGCCTGACCAGAACACCAATGTGATGTCGGTGAGCGGCCAGCAGCTCGATCTGCGGCCATGGCTGGACGCCACGCACGAACGCACGGTGAGCAAGATCGTGACTGCCAAGCCCGCCGACATGATCGCCGATGAGGCGCCGCCTGGACCCGCCACCCATCTTGTCGTGGATCTGGCGCAATTGCGCATGGCCAAGGACGGCGCTTTCAGCGACGTCAATCTCGATCTGACCTGGGATGGCGCCAATGGTCTGGCCGGCACAGGTTCAGGCCTGACCATGGATGGCAGCCCGTTGTCGCTCACCGTCAGCAATGAGAGTGCCTACAGCCTGTTCACGCTGAAGACCGGCAATCTCGGCAATGTTATCGAAACCGGGTCTGGTAACCGCAACGTCAAGGGTGGTGTGGCGGTTTTTGATGGTGTCTATGCCAATGCGCAGGTCGATGCCTCCCTGCGTGGTCATGATATCCGCGTCAAACAGATACCGGTTCTGGCGCAATTGCTGACGGTTGCCTCCTTGCAGGGCCTGAACGACACGCTGGTAGGGGATGGTATCCTGTTCCGCGACTTCGATTTCCCGATCCGTTACAAGGACAATATGTTGTTCATCCGTAACGGTTATGCCAAGGGCGAAGCGCTCGGTATTAATGCCTGGGGCACCACCGATCTCGATTCAAAAGCGCTCAATATGAGCGGCACGATCATTCCGGCCTATAGCGTCAACGCCATCTTCGGCGATATGAAATCGAACGGACTGGGGCTGGTCGGCATAAAGTACAGCCTGCGCGGTACGCAAAAAGCCCCCGAAGCGATGGTCAATCCGCTGTCGGTTATTCTGCCAGGTTTTATGAAGGTGTGGTTCGAAGCCGGGCGCCAGGACCCGTTCCCGGCGCTGGACCTGCCAACGCTGGAAGACAAGCTGGAAGACCTGCGCGAAGAGAACGACAAGAAGCCGAAGAAGTAG
- the sufD gene encoding Fe-S cluster assembly protein SufD, translating into MQKAHGRLYIDGNDFGDEDGYLGYQGHGEIDVAAGQALVVFEDYTGAFDYAVHSHLRFKLGDGAKLTRVVILDEPETAVSVRQSTVETAPDSVFKQYVFSTGAKFQRFETHVRHAGHGAIVEMNGAYLVKDKRHFDLTTRVSHGEINGLTDQTIKGLVKDSATAVFQGRIVVEKGADGTDARMRHQALILNDGAHIRAKPELEIYADDVKCAHGNTIGALDEDAMFFAMSRGIPEEAARAMLTHAFVLPVADAIEDEVLRETVLNFLENVSEDFYAV; encoded by the coding sequence ATGCAAAAGGCGCATGGCCGGCTCTATATCGACGGCAACGACTTCGGTGACGAGGATGGTTATCTCGGCTATCAGGGCCATGGTGAGATCGATGTGGCCGCCGGTCAGGCGCTGGTGGTTTTTGAGGACTACACCGGTGCATTTGATTATGCCGTCCATAGCCATCTGCGCTTTAAGCTGGGCGATGGCGCGAAGTTGACCCGCGTCGTTATACTGGATGAGCCGGAAACAGCCGTCTCAGTCCGCCAGTCAACGGTTGAGACCGCGCCGGATAGTGTCTTCAAGCAGTATGTCTTTTCGACCGGCGCGAAATTCCAGCGCTTTGAAACCCACGTCCGTCATGCCGGCCATGGCGCCATCGTTGAGATGAATGGCGCCTACCTGGTCAAGGACAAGCGCCACTTCGACCTGACGACGCGTGTGTCGCATGGCGAGATCAATGGGCTCACCGATCAGACGATCAAGGGCCTGGTCAAGGATAGCGCCACCGCCGTCTTCCAGGGGCGTATTGTCGTTGAAAAGGGGGCGGACGGTACGGACGCCCGGATGCGCCACCAGGCCCTGATCCTCAATGATGGCGCCCATATCCGTGCCAAGCCGGAACTCGAAATCTACGCTGACGATGTGAAGTGCGCGCACGGCAATACGATTGGCGCGCTCGATGAAGACGCCATGTTCTTCGCCATGAGCCGCGGCATCCCCGAAGAGGCGGCGCGCGCTATGCTGACCCATGCCTTTGTCCTGCCGGTGGCTGATGCCATCGAGGATGAGGTGTTGCGCGAAACGGTGTTGAATTTCCTCGAAAATGTATCGGAGGATTTCTATGCCGTTTGA